A genomic stretch from Larimichthys crocea isolate SSNF chromosome XXII, L_crocea_2.0, whole genome shotgun sequence includes:
- the LOC109140327 gene encoding alpha-2-antiplasmin-like, producing MKLCLLLLLLCLCCLGLTEEPTTGTPDVSSPVSEEEDTEEEVHSCRGTRFDPKERRSIGSAIERLGLQLLEKFPVGPQQPNVILSPLSLAFALAHLTLGARNETEKLLLKSLHADNLPCYHHILGGLLPHFRNTVLEVATRMYLRPGFEVKLSFLEDSLDRYQSQPVPLLSVDEVNQWVENATNGHIPNFLESIPHDVVLMLMNAVYFKGEWQTRFDPHVTSKGVFYLDNQNSVPVDMMKSAQYPLRLLHDPELEAQVASFPFKGNTSFLIVMPLPGSGNVSSILHKLNISDLYRRLPQEKTMQVNLPKVKLQFRQELQEALTSMGLGSLFLGPDLSGISDQPLRVTGVRHASTIELSEEGVEASATTVITSMRSISLFAVNSPFLFALVDDVSLVPIFMGIVTNPAPDNDPMLNDDSHSNHTMNDQPVMENSEHSNRLCSEAEGSNMQSCNAPAGEGEQPQHVKGLENSDVKK from the exons ATGAAgctgtgtcttcttcttctcttgctctgtctctgctgtctgggACTGACT GAGGAGCCCACTACAGGAACTCCTGATGTCTCCAGTCCTGTCAGTGAAGAGGAGGatacagaggaggaggttcaTAGTTGTAGAGGAACGCGGTTTGATCCAAAGGAACGCAGGTCAATAGGGAGCGCCATAGAAAGACTGGGTTTACAGCTCCTAGAAAAGTTTCCTGTTGGTCCACAGCAGCCGAATGTCATTCTATCACCTCTCAGCCTCGCCTTTGCTCTCGCTCACCTCACCTTAG GTGCTCGCAATGAGACAGAAAAGCTACTTCTGAAGAGCCTTCATGCTGACAATCTGCCATGTTATCATCATATACTGGGAGGCCTACTACCTCATTTCAGAAACACAGTGCTGGAGGTGGCAACACGCATGTACCTGAGACCAG GATTTGAAGTGAAGTTGTCTTTTCTTGAGGACTCTCTGGACAG GTACCAATCACAGCCCgttcctctgctctctgtggaTGAGGTAAACCAATGGGTGGAGAACGCCACCAATGGTCATATCCCCAACTTCCTGGAGAGTATTCCACATGATGTGGTGCTTATGCTGATGAATGCTGTGTACTTCAAAG GTGAATGGCAGACACGATTTGACCCTCATGTGACCTCTAAGGGAGTGTTCTACCTTGACAACCAGAACTCTGTGCCGGTGGACATGATGAAGTCTGCCCAGTACCCTCTGCGCCTTCTACATGATCCAGAACTGGAAGCACAG GTTGCCAGTTTTCCCTTCAAAGGAAACACCAGCTTCTTAATTGTCATGCCTTTGCCGGGCAGTGGAAACGTGTCATCAATACTTCACAAACTGAACATCTCCGACCTTTACAGACGCCTACCTCAGGAAAAAACAATGCAGGTCAATTTACCCAAGGTGAAGCTACAGTTCCGCCAGGAGCTCCAGGAAGCACTGACCAGCATGG gTCTTGGTTCTCTGTTTTTAGGTCCTGATCTTTCTGGGATTTCCGACCAACCTCTGAGGGTGACCGGTGTCCGCCACGCCAGCACGATAGAACTCAGCGAGGAAGGCGTGGAGGCATCTGCCACCACTGTCATAACCTCCATGCGCTCCATCTCCCTCTTCGCAGTCAACTCTCCCTTCCTTTTTGCCCTTGTCGATGATGTGTCTCTGGTCCCCATCTTCATGGGCATTGTCACAAACCCTGCCCCTGACAATGACCCCATGCTCAATGATGATTCTCACAGCAACCACACCATGAACGACCAACCCGTTATGGAGAATAGCGAACACAGCAACAGGTTGTGCAGTGAGGCAGAGGGCAGCAACATGCAGTCATGTAATGCCCCTGCTGGTGAGGGGGAGCAGCCACAACATGTAAAGGGACTGGAGAACAGTGATGTGAAGAAGTAA
- the slc13a5a gene encoding solute carrier family 13 member 5a, which yields MSVLPLRVKMLRQVWRLKGVVILFCSPFLLLPLAVSTTEAACAYVIALMAVYWCTEVLPLAVTALLPTILFPVLGIMESRDVCMQYLKDTNMLFVGGLMVAVAVEHWNLHKRIALKVLLVVGVRPALLMLGFMGVTAFLSMWISNTATTAMMVPIVQAILDQLNCNADSEPSPMNRRKSVILHQEHEEKTITILQSAPPIIVENGLNGVMLPLGNMSPEQKVFTDGQMDGQEIFKPTLQDKPPSDCTNSGPVVVSVENACYQMELEELNNEEEERRRMSKGFLLCVCYAASIGGIATLTGTGPNLVLIGQMSQLFPQNGDVINFASWFAFAFPTMVLMLTMAWFWLQFLYIGCNLRRTWGCGAVQSEKERAAYEVIRDEHRRLGPISYAEGSVLALFILMVVLWFTRDPRFMDGWATNIFNTKAEFVTDATVSLFVSVLLFVLPSEPPHFLCFWRSCDTESQVSQGPAPPLLTWQVTQRKMPWNIVLLLGGGFALAKGSEESGLSRWLGAQMTPLHSIPPWAIAIILCLLIATFTECASNVATATLFLPILASMSQSISLNPLYVMIPCTLSASFAFMLPVATPPNAIVFSSGFLKVSDMAKAGVVMNIIGIGCISLAINSWGRVMFDLDSFPSWANTTVPV from the exons ATGTCGGTTCTTCCTCTGCGAGTGAAGATGTTGCGGCAGGTCTGGAGGTTGAAGGGTGTCGTAATTCTCTTCTGCAGCCCGTTCCTCCTGCTGCCGCTTGCCGTCAGCACCACG gaGGCGGCCTGTGCTTATGTCATAGCCCTCATGGCGGTGTACTGGTGCACTGAGGTGTTGCCGCTGGCAGTGACAGCGTTGCTGCCGACCATCCTGTTCCCCGTCCTCGGCATTATGGAGTCCAGAGAC gtgTGCATGCAGTATCTGAAGGACACCAACATGCTCTTTGTCGGGGGATTGATGGTGGCTGTTGCCGTGGAACACTGGAACTTACACAAACGTATTGCGCTCAAAGTGCTGCTGGTGGTCGGGGTCCGACCCGCTCT ATTGATGCTGGGGTTCATGGGTGTGACAGCCTTTTTGTCCATGTGGATCAGCAACACGGCCACCACTGCCATGATGGTCCCTATCGTCCAGGCCATCCTGGACCAGCTCAACTGCAACGCAGACTCTGAACCCTCCCCCATGAACCGGAGAAAGAGTGTCATTCTACACCAGGAACATGAGGAGAAAACTATCACCATCTTGCAAAGTGCTCCTCCAATAATCGTGGAGAACG GTCTGAATGGGGTAATGTTACCACTAGGCAACATGTCCCCTGAGCAGAAAGTGTTCACAGACGGTCAGATGGATGGACAGGAAATTTTTAAACCTACACTACAGGACAAACCTCCATCAGACTGCACCAACAGTGGGCCTG TGGTCGTGTCCGTGGAGAACGCCTGCTATCAGATGGAGTTGGAAGAGCTGAacaacgaggaggaggagaggaggaggatgagcaAAGgattcctgctgtgtgtgtgctacgCTGCCAGCATTGGAGGCATCGCTACTCTGACCGGAACCGGACCCAACCTGGTTTTGATTGGACAGATGAGCCA ACTCTTCCCTCAGAATGGTGATGTGATCAACTTTGCATCCTGGTTTGCCTTCGCCTTCCCCACCATGGTGCTGATGCTGACAATGGCCTGGTTctggctgcagttcctctacATCGGCTGCAA CCTGCGGAGGACGTGGGGTTGCGGTGCAGTCCAGTCTGAGAAGGAGCGAGCAGCATACGAAGTGATCAGGGATGAGCATCGGCGTTTGGGGCCGATAAGTTACGCAGAGGGCAGCGTCCTGGCGCTCTTCATCCTCATGGTGGTGCTCTGGTTCACACGAGACCCACGCTTCATGGACGGTTGGGCCACCAACATCTTCAACACTAAGGCTGA gtttgtCACTGATGCGAccgtctctctgtttgtttcagttttgttgtttgttcttccCTCTGAGCCGCCACACTTCCTCTGCTTCTGGAGGAGCTGtgacacag AGTCTCAGGTGTCACAAGGCCCCGCCCCTCCTCTACTCACCTGGCAGGTGACTCAGAGGAAGATGCCCTGGAACATCGTCCTGCTGCTGGGAGGAGGCTTTGCTCTGGCCAAAGGCAGTGAG gagTCCGGTCTGTCACGTTGGCTTGGCGCTCAGATGACGCCCCTCCACTCCATCCCTCCCTGGGCCATCGCCATCATCCTCTGCCTCCTTATCGCCACATTCACAGAGTGTGCCAGCAACGTCGCCACGGCAACACTCTTCCTGCCTATCCTGGCCTCCATg TCCCAGTCTATAAGCTTGAACCCTCTGTACGTCATGATCCCCTGCACCCTCAGTGCCTCCTTCGCCTTCATGCTGCCAGTGGCCACACCCCCCAACGCCATCGTCTTCTCCTCTGGTTTCCTCAAAGTGTCTGACATG GCTAAAGCAGGCGTTGTGATGAACATCATCGGGATCGGCTGCATCAGTCTGGCCATCAACAGTTGGGGTCGTGTCATGTTCGACCTGGACTCTTTCCCTTCATGGGCCAACACCACAGTACCTGTATAG
- the LOC109140333 gene encoding flavin-containing monooxygenase FMO GS-OX4, whose amino-acid sequence MLQRVAVIGAGAAGLCAARHILSRLNSFAPPVVFELTDKVGGTWCYDERVGTYDNGLPVHSSMYRDLKTNLPKEVMMFPDYPFDPKLNSFLPHQEVQRYLEGYCQSYNILPHIRFNTVVESVKPVGMTTEGGESRTTWKVTSSDPSGHRKTETFDSVFVCSGHYSHPHTPDIPGIENFKGKVLHSHVYRYAEPFSGQSVVVLGAKASGLDISIELAKVGAQVTLSHGRPRFTFPLPPGIRQSSPAVAVDEDGSIHFQDGSVGTADVLMFCTGYNFKYQFLDGAELGLEIQDQLVSPLYRFMMPPAFPSLFFIGLCKMICPFPNFNCQVQFALAVLDSSVTLPSVAQMEDEVRRELKEKVEQGVQQRHLLIMEQNQWEYCQTLARIAGFPPLAPVVRSLYEEVWWQRRVHPENYRRLNYRLVSDTQWELIE is encoded by the exons ATGCTGCAGAGGGTGGCCGTCATCGGTGCCGGGGCGGCGGGACTCTGTGCAGCCAGACACATACTGTCCCGTCTGAACAGCTTTGCTCCCCCGGTGGTGTTTGAGCTCACCGACAAGGTCGGCGGCACCTGGTGTTATGATGAGCGTGTTGGAACATACGACAACGGACTGCCGGTTCACAGCAGCATGTACAGAGACCTCAA GACCAACCTGCCCAAGGAGGTGATGATGTTCCCTGATTACCCCTTTGACCCCAAGCTGAACAGCTTTCTGCCCCATCAGGAGGTTCAGAGATACCTGGAGGGATACTGCCAGAGCTATAACATCTTGCCTCACATCAGG TTTAACACAGTGGTGGAAAGCGTGAAACCCGTGGGCATGACAACGGAGGGCGGAGAGTCGAGGACAACGTGGAAAGTGACATCATCTGATCCATCAGGTCATCGGAAAACAGAGACCTTTGACTCAGTCTTCGTCTGCTCAGG gcACTACTCTCACCCTCACACCCCTGACATACCTGGGATAGAGAACTTTAAAG GAAAGGTGCTCCACAGTCATGTGTACAGGTATGCTGAGCCTTTCTCAGGTCAGTCTGTGGTGGTTCTGGGAGCCAAAGCGTCAGGATTGGACATTTCCATTGAACTGGCCAAAGTTGGTGCTCAG GTGACTCTGAGTCATGGTCGTCCTCGCTTcacctttcctctccctcctgggATTCGACAGTCCAGTCCAGCGGTGGCAGTTGACGAGGACGGCTCCATACATTTCCAG GACGGCTCTGTGGGCACCGCTGACGTCCTGATGTTCTGCACTGGCTACAACTTCAAGTATCAATTTCTGGACGGAGCTGAGCTGGGTCTCGAGATCCAGGATCAATTGGTGTCTCCTCTGTACCGCTTCATGATGCCCCCAGCCTTCCCCTCGCTCTTCTTCATCGGCCTCTGCAAGATGATCTGCCCCTTCCCAAATTTCAACTGTCAG GTCCAGTTTGCTTTGGCCGTTTTGGACAGCTCAGTCACTTTACCATCTGTGGCCCAGATGGAGGATGAGGTCCGAcgagagctgaaagaaaaggtGGAGCAGGGAGTCCAGCAGCGCCACTTGCTGATAATGGAACAAAATCAGTGGGAGTACTGCCAGACTCTGGCTCGCATCGCCGGCTTCCCACCTCTGGCGCCAGTTGTACGCAGCTTGTATGAGGAGGTGTGGTGGCAACGGCGAGTTCACCCAGAAAACTACAGAAGGCTCAACTACAGGCTGGTCAGTGACACGCAGTGGGAGCTGATCGAATGA
- the med31 gene encoding mediator of RNA polymerase II transcription subunit 31, which translates to METEEQARNRFQSELEFVQCLANPNYLNFLAQRGVLRERPFINYLKYLLYWKEPEYAKFLKYPHCLHMLELLQYEHFRKELVNAQCAKFIDEQQLLHWQHYSRKRTRLQQALAEQQQPQQQPPPHGNATTK; encoded by the exons ATGGAAACAG AGGAGCAGGCCAGGAACCGTTTCCAGTCGGAGCTGGAGTTTGTCCAGTGTTTGGCCAACCCAAACTACCTGAACT TTCTGGCTCAGAGAGGAGTCCTGAGGGAGCGACCTTTCATCAACTACCTGAAGTACCTACTTTACTGGAAGGAGCCTGAGTACGCTAAGTTCCTCAA GTATCCTCATTGCCTTCACATGCTGGAACTGCTGCAGTATGAACACTTCAGGAAAGAGCTGGTCAACGCTCAGTGTGCCAAGTTTATCGACGAGCAGCAGCTACTGCACTGGCAGCACTACTCCAGGAAACGCACCCGGCTGCAGCAGGCACTggccgagcagcagcagccgcaacAGCAGCCGCCGCCACACGGGAACGCCACCACCaagtga